Proteins co-encoded in one Rhodococcus sp. PAMC28707 genomic window:
- the ahcY gene encoding adenosylhomocysteinase: MTTSVTPDDRSATGSALTADNLGGIDFKVADLSLAEFGRKEIRLAEHEMPGLIALRREYSDVLPLKGARVSGSLHMTVQTAVLIETLVALGAEVRWASCNIFSTQDHAAAAVVVGPYGSVEEPKGVPVFAWKGETLEDYWWAAEQMLTWPAAADGTPQPPNMILDDGGDATMLVLRGAQFEKAGVVPPTDEDHDSDEYQVFLGLLRRSLEESKTKWSEIAASVKGVTEETTTGVLRLYQFAAAGELTFPAINVNDSVTKSKFDNKYGTRHSLIDGINRGTDVLIGGKAVLVCGYGDVGKGCAEALKGQGARVTVTEADPINALQALMDGFDVRTVEEFIEKADIVITSTGNLGIITFAHMQRMKHQAILGNIGHFDNEIDMAGLERAKDVTRINIKPQVDEFQFADGHSIIVLSEGRLLNLGNATGHPSFVMSNSFSNQVIAQIELWTKPSEYDNEVYRLPKHLDEKVARIHVEALGGTITKLTKEQAEYINVDVEGPYKPEHYRY, encoded by the coding sequence ATGACCACCTCAGTAACGCCGGATGATCGTTCGGCCACAGGATCGGCACTCACCGCGGACAACCTCGGTGGAATCGACTTCAAGGTCGCAGACCTGTCGCTGGCGGAGTTCGGCCGTAAGGAGATCCGCCTCGCCGAACACGAAATGCCCGGTCTGATCGCACTCCGTCGCGAATATTCCGACGTGTTGCCTCTCAAGGGCGCTCGAGTATCGGGATCGCTCCACATGACCGTGCAGACTGCCGTGCTGATCGAAACCCTGGTCGCCCTCGGCGCCGAGGTTCGCTGGGCGTCGTGCAACATCTTCTCCACCCAGGATCATGCGGCCGCGGCCGTCGTGGTCGGACCGTACGGGAGTGTCGAGGAGCCCAAGGGCGTTCCGGTCTTCGCGTGGAAGGGCGAGACCCTCGAGGACTACTGGTGGGCCGCTGAGCAGATGCTGACGTGGCCGGCAGCCGCGGACGGGACCCCGCAGCCCCCCAACATGATTCTCGACGACGGCGGCGACGCGACGATGCTCGTGCTTCGTGGCGCTCAGTTCGAGAAGGCCGGCGTCGTTCCCCCCACCGACGAAGACCATGACTCGGACGAGTACCAGGTGTTCCTCGGCCTGTTGCGCCGCTCGCTCGAAGAGTCGAAGACCAAGTGGAGCGAGATCGCAGCGTCGGTCAAGGGCGTCACGGAAGAGACGACCACCGGAGTGCTGCGGCTCTACCAGTTCGCTGCGGCAGGCGAATTGACCTTCCCGGCGATCAACGTCAACGACTCGGTCACCAAGAGCAAGTTCGACAACAAGTACGGCACTCGTCACTCGTTGATCGACGGAATCAACCGTGGTACCGACGTCCTCATCGGTGGCAAAGCGGTTCTGGTCTGTGGCTACGGCGACGTCGGTAAGGGCTGCGCCGAAGCATTGAAGGGCCAGGGTGCTCGCGTCACGGTCACCGAGGCCGATCCGATCAATGCGCTCCAGGCGCTCATGGACGGGTTCGACGTGCGAACCGTCGAAGAGTTCATCGAGAAGGCCGACATCGTGATCACCTCGACGGGCAACCTCGGCATCATCACGTTCGCGCACATGCAGCGGATGAAGCACCAGGCGATTTTGGGCAACATCGGCCACTTCGACAACGAGATCGACATGGCCGGTCTCGAGCGGGCAAAGGACGTCACGCGGATCAACATCAAGCCGCAGGTCGACGAGTTCCAGTTCGCCGATGGCCATTCGATCATCGTTCTGTCGGAAGGCCGACTGCTGAACCTCGGCAACGCCACGGGTCACCCGTCGTTCGTGATGAGCAACAGTTTCTCCAACCAGGTCATCGCGCAGATCGAACTGTGGACCAAGCCGAGCGAGTACGACAACGAGGTGTATCGCCTGCCGAAGCACCTCGACGAGAAGGTTGCTCGCATCCACGTGGAGGCACTCGGTGGCACGATCACCAAGCTCACCAAGGAGCAGGCCGAATACATCAATGTCGACGTCGAGGGCCCGTACAAGCCCGAGCACTACCGCTACTGA
- a CDS encoding alkane 1-monooxygenase, translated as MPPGLEHDGSRSRRGYKRYLWLLGLLAPASALLPSQLVLWTGMPIFWWSGLMVFFLLIPVLDKVAGEDGDNPSDTDVSSMQEDKFYRWCTYAFLPIQFFTLLVACWMWAFGDLTIIDSIGLAVTVGLVAGTGINAAHELGHRVEQHERWLAKVALTQTFYGHFFVEHNRGHHVRVATPDDPASSRLGENLWAFLPRSVVLGLISAWHLETQRLARESIRPWSIRNNLLHSWLMSAVLFALLALAFGPAILPYLVLQAVVGFLLLETVNYVEHYGLLREKNARGRYVRCSPRHSWNSDRLCTNIFLYHLQRHSDHHANPSKRYQVLRTCDEAPQLPAGYATMVMMAAFPPLWRRVMDPRVIAHYDGDVSRANILPRKREKILRTYTAPGCATARMTKSR; from the coding sequence ATACCCCCAGGCCTCGAGCACGACGGGTCGAGAAGCAGGCGAGGCTACAAGCGGTATCTCTGGCTGCTCGGTTTGCTTGCGCCCGCTTCGGCTTTGTTGCCTTCGCAACTGGTTTTGTGGACCGGCATGCCGATATTTTGGTGGAGCGGTTTGATGGTCTTCTTCCTGCTCATTCCGGTCCTCGACAAGGTGGCGGGGGAAGACGGCGACAATCCGTCCGATACCGACGTCTCGTCGATGCAGGAAGACAAGTTCTATCGATGGTGCACCTATGCGTTCCTGCCCATTCAGTTCTTCACATTGTTGGTCGCGTGCTGGATGTGGGCTTTCGGAGATTTGACGATCATCGACAGCATCGGTCTGGCCGTCACGGTCGGCCTCGTCGCCGGAACTGGGATCAATGCAGCACACGAGTTGGGCCACCGGGTCGAACAGCACGAACGTTGGCTTGCCAAAGTTGCCTTGACGCAGACCTTCTACGGGCATTTTTTCGTCGAGCACAACCGGGGACATCACGTCAGAGTGGCAACGCCCGATGATCCAGCCAGTTCACGGCTCGGGGAGAATCTGTGGGCATTCCTGCCTCGCAGTGTGGTCCTCGGATTGATATCGGCGTGGCATCTGGAAACGCAGAGGTTGGCTCGCGAGAGCATCCGACCTTGGAGTATCCGAAACAATCTTCTGCATTCATGGTTGATGAGTGCGGTGCTGTTCGCGCTGCTGGCACTGGCATTCGGCCCTGCAATTCTGCCGTACCTCGTGCTGCAGGCGGTCGTCGGTTTCTTGTTGTTGGAAACAGTCAATTATGTCGAGCACTACGGATTGCTTCGGGAAAAGAACGCGCGGGGGCGTTACGTCAGGTGCTCACCACGGCACAGTTGGAACAGTGACCGATTGTGCACGAATATCTTTCTTTATCACCTGCAGCGGCACAGTGATCATCACGCCAATCCGTCCAAGCGCTATCAGGTTCTTCGTACCTGCGACGAGGCACCACAGTTGCCGGCCGGATACGCCACGATGGTGATGATGGCGGCGTTCCCACCGTTGTGGCGTCGGGTCATGGACCCGCGAGTGATTGCGCACTACGACGGCGACGTGAGCAGAGCAAACATCCTTCCCCGTAAGCGCGAGAAGATTCTTCGGACATACACAGCGCCCGGATGCGCGACGGCCCGGATGACCAAAAGCAGGTAG
- a CDS encoding amino acid permease: MTEDRPKKALRTTGLFRTKSVEQSMKDTDEPDTKLRKDLTSWDLTVFGVAVVIGAGIFTLTARTAGNVAGPSVSLAFLLAAVACGLAALCYAEFASTVPVAGSAYTFSYATFGEFVAWIIGWDLILEFALASSVVAKGWSLYLGEVIGSASPIVKIGSLDFDWGALVIVLIITVLLVSGTKLSSRVSLVVTAIKVAVVLLVVVVGAFYIKSENYSPYIPPSQGGSTEEGIHQSLLSFVTGAGSSTFGWYGLLAAASLVFFAFIGFDVVATTAEETKNPQKALPRGILGSLAIVTVLYVAVTLVLTGMVNYTELAGDDSTLATAFELNGLDWAKNIISFGALAGLTTVVMVLMLGQTRVLFAMSRDGLVPHSLAHTGSRGTPVRITLLVGGVVSVLAAFFPIGTLEEMVNIGTLFAFVLVSIGVVVLRRTRPDLPRGFKVPLMPLIPILAVASCVWLMVNLSVETWIRFVVWMAIGVVIYFAYSRKNADKTIRAREAANERDSK, from the coding sequence ATGACCGAAGATCGGCCGAAGAAGGCTCTGCGAACGACAGGCCTGTTCAGGACCAAGTCCGTAGAGCAGTCCATGAAGGACACCGACGAGCCGGATACCAAACTCCGGAAGGATCTCACTTCGTGGGACCTCACCGTGTTCGGTGTGGCTGTCGTCATCGGGGCCGGGATCTTCACGCTCACCGCGCGCACCGCAGGAAACGTTGCCGGTCCCTCGGTGTCGTTGGCATTTCTTCTCGCTGCGGTCGCGTGTGGGCTGGCCGCCCTCTGCTACGCCGAGTTCGCCTCCACCGTCCCGGTGGCGGGAAGCGCATACACCTTTTCGTACGCGACTTTCGGCGAGTTCGTCGCATGGATCATCGGGTGGGACCTGATCCTCGAGTTCGCGCTGGCGTCATCGGTGGTAGCGAAGGGATGGTCGCTGTATCTCGGTGAGGTCATCGGGTCGGCATCGCCGATCGTGAAGATCGGTTCGCTCGACTTCGACTGGGGTGCGTTGGTGATCGTTCTCATCATCACAGTCCTACTTGTCAGCGGTACCAAGTTGTCGTCTCGGGTGTCGCTGGTGGTCACCGCGATCAAGGTCGCTGTCGTGTTGCTCGTGGTGGTTGTCGGCGCGTTCTACATCAAATCGGAGAACTACTCGCCTTACATTCCTCCCTCCCAGGGTGGCTCCACCGAAGAGGGCATTCACCAGTCGCTGTTGTCCTTCGTCACGGGCGCGGGAAGTAGCACCTTCGGGTGGTACGGGTTGCTGGCTGCTGCCAGCCTCGTCTTCTTTGCCTTCATCGGGTTCGACGTGGTCGCCACGACCGCGGAAGAGACCAAAAACCCGCAGAAGGCTTTACCCCGTGGAATTCTCGGGTCCCTAGCCATCGTGACCGTCCTCTACGTTGCGGTAACGCTCGTGCTGACCGGGATGGTCAATTACACCGAACTCGCTGGTGACGACTCCACTCTGGCTACGGCATTCGAACTCAACGGCCTCGATTGGGCAAAGAACATTATTTCGTTCGGCGCACTGGCCGGATTGACGACGGTGGTCATGGTTTTGATGCTCGGGCAGACCCGCGTGCTGTTCGCGATGTCGCGTGACGGTCTCGTCCCACATTCGTTGGCACATACGGGCTCCAGGGGTACCCCGGTGCGAATCACGCTTCTCGTCGGCGGCGTGGTGTCGGTTCTCGCCGCATTCTTTCCGATCGGCACCCTCGAAGAGATGGTGAACATCGGCACACTGTTCGCGTTCGTCCTCGTGTCGATCGGCGTGGTAGTACTCCGGCGGACGCGCCCGGACCTTCCCCGCGGATTCAAGGTTCCCTTGATGCCGCTGATTCCGATTCTGGCGGTGGCCTCGTGCGTGTGGCTGATGGTCAATCTCTCGGTCGAGACGTGGATCAGGTTCGTCGTCTGGATGGCAATCGGCGTCGTAATCTACTTCGCCTACAGCCGGAAGAACGCAGACAAGACGATCCGCGCGCGCGAAGCGGCCAACGAACGCGACTCGAAATAG
- the manA gene encoding mannose-6-phosphate isomerase, class I translates to MQPLLGAVRSYAWGSRTVLAALQGRPVPSEHPEAEIWLGAHPADPALIDDGTSTRSLLSVIDENPALELGADTSATYLGRLPFLLKLLAADEPLSLQAHPSATQAAEGFAREESARIPIDSSLRNYRDASHKPELIVALTEFHALAGFRCPRRTVEFIDALNVDALSGYRSLLADQPDDAGLRTVFTSWITLPGPALDALLPLVADGCIEYLSTRAQSDGGKFIAEARTLLELGESYPGDAGVLAALLLNRITLTPGQGIFLDAGNLHAYLAGTGVEIMANSDNVLRGGLTTKHVDVPELLRILDFQPSEVKVLEAEPDMRDTVACYETPAPEFALSRAALSNGSSVKSDSDGPSIVLCTKGRVVVDDGDRELMLEQGSAVWISAADPAFTAAARWGDAEIFFATVG, encoded by the coding sequence GTGCAACCACTGCTCGGTGCAGTCAGGTCGTATGCGTGGGGATCGAGGACTGTTCTTGCAGCTTTGCAAGGCAGGCCCGTTCCGTCCGAACATCCGGAAGCCGAGATCTGGCTCGGGGCACACCCCGCAGATCCAGCACTGATCGACGACGGCACCTCGACGCGGTCGCTGCTCAGTGTTATCGATGAGAACCCGGCTCTCGAGCTTGGCGCCGATACGTCTGCGACCTACCTGGGGAGGCTGCCCTTTCTGTTGAAATTGCTTGCCGCCGATGAACCCCTGTCGCTGCAGGCTCATCCGAGCGCGACGCAGGCTGCCGAGGGATTCGCGCGCGAAGAGTCAGCACGGATTCCGATCGATTCGTCGTTGCGGAACTACCGCGATGCGAGCCACAAACCTGAGCTGATCGTTGCGTTGACCGAGTTTCACGCACTTGCCGGATTCAGGTGTCCGCGGCGAACCGTCGAGTTCATCGACGCGCTGAACGTGGACGCTCTGTCCGGGTATCGATCACTTCTGGCCGACCAGCCTGACGATGCTGGATTGCGGACAGTGTTCACTTCCTGGATCACCTTGCCCGGACCTGCCCTCGATGCATTGTTGCCGCTGGTCGCCGACGGGTGCATCGAGTATCTCTCCACCCGGGCACAGTCCGACGGCGGCAAATTCATCGCGGAGGCAAGAACACTTCTCGAACTCGGAGAGTCCTATCCGGGTGATGCGGGAGTGCTGGCGGCGTTGCTGCTCAACAGAATTACCTTGACCCCCGGCCAAGGTATTTTCCTCGATGCGGGCAACCTCCATGCCTACCTGGCCGGTACCGGTGTAGAGATCATGGCGAACTCCGACAACGTGTTGCGCGGTGGCCTGACAACCAAGCATGTGGATGTACCGGAACTTCTCCGGATTCTGGATTTCCAGCCATCGGAGGTGAAGGTCCTCGAAGCGGAGCCTGACATGAGAGACACCGTCGCCTGTTACGAGACACCAGCGCCGGAATTCGCGTTGAGCCGCGCCGCGTTGTCGAACGGTTCTTCGGTGAAGTCGGACAGCGACGGGCCGTCGATCGTCCTGTGCACCAAAGGACGGGTCGTTGTTGACGACGGCGACCGCGAGTTGATGCTCGAGCAAGGTTCGGCTGTGTGGATATCTGCGGCTGATCCTGCGTTCACCGCCGCGGCGCGATGGGGAGACGCCGAGATATTTTTCGCGACCGTCGGGTAG
- a CDS encoding tobH protein has translation MTAPSSLLNLDDTAALAAADTDGALRSAALAGAQVRATYAAVEESVSERLGDLRPRSVVFVAGEGRAGRAASMLIAAIGARIGFPLVHVATTPLWVGPLDVVVLSGDDAGDPRLAESTSAAVRRGAETVLVTPDEGPLRSAAAGRAVFLPPRVAVREHNTLMRYLAAGTAVLAAVSDGAYRSLLPDLSEVADLLDAEAARDHPSHEVFHNPAKSLAAQISGSRVVLSGAGAVDVELARHGSEVLLRAAGVVAGASELSDVIAAVVSSGRTSGAAPVEYDAFFHDEEFDGPRPEQAIRVVVLASDSFAASAERRTAALPDSVVITAGLPEFDRGSLDFGSTSESVDGAGGYRREGRDGAGNNPHAAGELGATAVLATRLEMAAAYLHLMGGK, from the coding sequence ATGACAGCTCCGTCGTCTCTGCTGAATTTGGATGACACAGCCGCACTCGCCGCCGCCGATACCGACGGGGCCCTGCGCAGCGCCGCATTGGCAGGTGCGCAGGTCCGTGCGACGTATGCAGCCGTCGAGGAGTCCGTATCCGAACGGCTCGGCGATCTTCGCCCTCGCAGCGTTGTTTTCGTCGCGGGTGAAGGTCGCGCAGGTCGGGCCGCGTCCATGCTCATCGCCGCCATCGGTGCACGCATCGGTTTTCCGCTGGTGCATGTCGCGACGACGCCGCTGTGGGTAGGTCCGCTCGACGTAGTCGTGCTCTCCGGCGACGACGCCGGTGATCCACGGCTCGCAGAATCGACATCCGCAGCCGTTCGCCGCGGCGCCGAAACTGTTCTCGTCACCCCGGACGAGGGACCGCTACGCTCTGCGGCGGCAGGCCGCGCTGTGTTCCTTCCCCCGAGGGTCGCTGTGCGCGAGCACAACACGTTGATGCGTTACCTGGCTGCTGGGACGGCAGTTCTCGCCGCTGTGTCCGACGGCGCCTATCGGTCCTTGCTCCCCGACTTGTCCGAAGTTGCAGATCTTCTCGACGCCGAGGCGGCTCGAGATCATCCCTCGCACGAGGTTTTTCACAACCCGGCGAAGTCGCTTGCCGCTCAGATCTCGGGCAGCAGGGTTGTGCTGTCCGGTGCGGGAGCAGTCGACGTCGAATTGGCCCGACACGGTAGTGAGGTTTTGCTACGGGCTGCAGGTGTCGTGGCCGGGGCGAGTGAGCTTTCCGATGTCATCGCCGCCGTCGTGTCCTCCGGTCGCACGAGCGGTGCAGCACCCGTCGAATACGATGCCTTCTTCCACGACGAAGAGTTCGACGGACCCCGGCCAGAACAGGCGATTCGAGTGGTCGTTTTGGCATCCGATTCTTTCGCCGCGTCGGCCGAGCGTCGGACGGCTGCGCTACCGGACTCGGTGGTGATCACGGCGGGCTTACCCGAGTTCGATCGTGGGAGCCTCGATTTCGGATCGACATCGGAGTCCGTGGACGGCGCCGGAGGTTATCGGCGCGAAGGTCGGGACGGTGCAGGAAACAACCCGCACGCGGCCGGTGAACTAGGGGCGACGGCAGTATTGGCGACGCGGCTGGAAATGGCTGCCGCGTATCTACATTTGATGGGCGGGAAATAG
- a CDS encoding phosphomannomutase/phosphoglucomutase produces MARTAESVNAVIKAYDVRGVVGEQIDAGFVRDVGASFARLVREKSVSQVVVGHDMRASSPELSRAFADGVTSQGLDVVHIGLASTDQLYFASGVLDCPGAMFTASHNPAEYNGIKLCRAGAKPVGQDTGLGTIKAELVDGVPEHDGTPGTTSDRDVLVEYAAFVRDLVDLSQVSGVKIAVDAGNGMGGHTVPAVFDSLPVTIYPLYFELDGTFPNHEANPLDPKNLVDLQKFVRETGADIGLAFDGDADRCFVVDELGNPVSPSAVTGLVAERELAKEPGASVIYNLITSHAVPELVTRLGGKPVRTRVGHSFIKQQMAETGAVFGGEHSAHYYFRDFWGADSGMLAALHVLAALGATDLPLSELMKSYESYSASGEINSTVDDAVERTNAVLGAFADRTVSVDRLDGVTIDLADGAWFNLRASNTEPLLRLNVEARSIEDVDALTSEILGIVRGQLE; encoded by the coding sequence GTGGCACGAACTGCCGAGTCCGTCAATGCAGTCATCAAGGCCTATGACGTACGAGGGGTGGTGGGCGAGCAGATCGACGCAGGCTTCGTGCGAGACGTCGGCGCATCGTTCGCGCGATTGGTACGAGAGAAATCCGTCTCCCAGGTCGTGGTCGGCCACGACATGCGCGCATCTTCGCCGGAGTTGTCGAGGGCATTTGCGGACGGAGTCACCTCGCAAGGCCTCGATGTCGTCCACATAGGACTTGCCTCGACCGATCAGCTCTACTTCGCATCGGGCGTTCTGGATTGCCCTGGTGCCATGTTCACCGCAAGCCACAATCCTGCCGAGTACAACGGCATCAAGCTGTGCCGCGCGGGAGCGAAGCCGGTAGGACAGGACACCGGCCTCGGCACGATCAAGGCAGAGTTGGTCGACGGTGTTCCGGAACACGATGGGACACCGGGAACCACCTCGGACCGTGATGTTCTGGTCGAGTACGCCGCTTTTGTGCGTGACCTCGTCGATCTGTCTCAGGTATCCGGTGTGAAGATCGCTGTCGACGCCGGAAACGGAATGGGTGGGCACACCGTGCCTGCTGTATTCGATTCACTGCCGGTCACCATCTACCCGCTCTACTTCGAGCTCGACGGAACCTTTCCCAACCACGAGGCGAACCCGCTCGACCCGAAGAATCTCGTCGACCTACAGAAATTCGTACGCGAGACCGGTGCCGATATCGGATTGGCATTCGACGGTGACGCGGATCGATGCTTCGTCGTCGATGAACTCGGAAATCCGGTCTCCCCTTCGGCAGTCACCGGTCTGGTAGCCGAGCGCGAGCTCGCCAAAGAACCCGGCGCGTCGGTGATTTACAACCTGATCACCTCCCATGCGGTTCCGGAGTTGGTGACCAGACTCGGTGGTAAACCCGTGCGAACCAGGGTCGGCCATTCGTTCATCAAGCAGCAGATGGCAGAGACCGGTGCTGTGTTCGGCGGTGAGCACTCCGCCCACTACTATTTCCGCGATTTCTGGGGTGCGGACTCCGGAATGCTCGCGGCGCTGCATGTCCTTGCAGCTCTCGGCGCTACAGATCTACCGCTCTCGGAGTTGATGAAGTCCTACGAGTCGTATTCTGCGTCGGGGGAGATCAACTCGACGGTCGACGATGCCGTCGAGCGCACGAATGCAGTGCTCGGCGCCTTCGCGGACCGCACGGTATCGGTCGATCGGTTGGACGGTGTCACCATCGATCTCGCGGACGGCGCCTGGTTCAATCTCCGGGCGTCCAATACCGAACCGCTGCTGCGCCTCAACGTCGAAGCCCGCAGCATTGAAGATGTCGATGCTTTGACCTCCGAGATATTGGGCATAGTGCGAGGACAACTGGAATAG
- a CDS encoding DUF3499 domain-containing protein, giving the protein MRSLRGCCRPGCSRSAVATLTYVYSDSTAVVGPLATVAEPHSWDLCEVHAVTTTAPKGWEMVRYEGGFTTTTPDEDDLTALAEAVREAGRGDRVRREDTESTNRVRERDIRADVVGDRRTSAPARTGRRGHLRVLPDPTS; this is encoded by the coding sequence GTGAGATCACTGCGTGGATGCTGCAGGCCCGGGTGTAGCCGTTCGGCCGTCGCGACGCTCACGTATGTCTATTCGGATTCGACTGCTGTCGTGGGACCACTTGCTACTGTCGCCGAACCCCACTCATGGGACCTGTGCGAGGTACACGCTGTGACCACCACTGCGCCCAAGGGCTGGGAAATGGTGCGCTACGAGGGTGGCTTCACCACGACGACCCCCGACGAGGACGACTTGACGGCCCTGGCCGAAGCCGTTCGCGAAGCAGGCCGCGGCGATCGCGTCCGACGCGAGGACACCGAGTCGACGAACCGAGTTCGAGAACGCGACATCCGCGCCGACGTAGTTGGAGATCGTCGGACTTCGGCGCCGGCTCGGACAGGCCGACGGGGTCACCTACGGGTGCTTCCCGATCCCACGTCCTGA
- a CDS encoding metallopeptidase family protein, with the protein MARTGSGRQPTSRSADRRGRGVRGPVLPSNVPGHRSRADKFDRVVLEAFARIDHKWHERLERLDIAVDEVPKIRAIDPESVTWPPEVVAEGPVPLSRLVPAGIDKRGESTRARIVLFRRPLERRAKHPEDLEDLLYEVLVEQVATYLGVDPDTIDPSMEEER; encoded by the coding sequence ATGGCTCGAACTGGCTCCGGAAGACAACCGACATCCCGATCTGCTGACCGTCGCGGCCGCGGAGTTCGCGGCCCGGTGCTCCCCTCGAATGTTCCGGGGCACCGATCGCGAGCCGACAAATTCGACCGCGTGGTGCTGGAGGCATTCGCTCGCATCGACCACAAGTGGCACGAGCGGTTGGAGAGGCTGGACATCGCAGTCGACGAAGTACCCAAAATCAGGGCCATAGATCCCGAATCGGTCACGTGGCCTCCCGAGGTGGTGGCAGAGGGGCCCGTTCCGTTGTCCAGACTGGTGCCGGCGGGCATCGACAAGCGCGGCGAATCCACACGCGCACGGATCGTGTTGTTCAGGCGCCCCTTGGAGCGACGTGCCAAGCACCCGGAGGATCTGGAAGATCTTCTCTACGAAGTGCTTGTCGAACAGGTTGCAACCTACTTGGGGGTCGACCCCGACACCATCGACCCGAGCATGGAAGAAGAACGTTAG
- a CDS encoding WhiB family transcriptional regulator: MVAGFDRMFEEIEDQWQERALCAQTDPEAFFPEKGGSTREAKRICLGCDVKGECLEYALAKDERFGIWGGLSERERRRLKRGIG; encoded by the coding sequence ATGGTCGCGGGATTCGATCGAATGTTCGAGGAGATCGAAGATCAGTGGCAAGAGCGTGCGCTTTGTGCGCAGACCGATCCCGAAGCATTTTTTCCCGAGAAGGGTGGGTCGACTCGCGAAGCAAAACGCATCTGCCTCGGTTGCGATGTCAAGGGCGAATGCCTGGAGTACGCGCTTGCCAAGGATGAGCGTTTCGGGATCTGGGGAGGACTGTCGGAGCGGGAGCGTCGTCGGCTCAAGCGGGGTATCGGCTAG
- the cofD gene encoding 2-phospho-L-lactate transferase, whose product MKVTVLVGGVGGARFLQGLKTLLGDDDEITAIVNVGDDVWMHGLRICPDLDTCMYTLGDGIDTERGWGRIAETWHARDELAAYGADPDWFGLGDRDIATHLIRSRMLRTGYPLSAVTEALCNRWKPGVRLLPVTDDRSETHVVVTDPDEKDGDTQRAIHFQEWWVRYRAQIPTHSFANIGAEQASPAPGVLDALAGADAVILAPSNPVVSVGAILAVPGIRSALRTTSAKVVGLSPVVDGKPLRGMADECLTVIGVETSAEAVGRHYGARSDTGILDAWLIHSTDQATIPGVDVHSVPLLMTDPETTALMAAAALRAAGLEL is encoded by the coding sequence GTGAAAGTGACTGTCTTGGTCGGTGGAGTCGGCGGAGCCCGGTTCCTTCAGGGCCTCAAAACACTGCTCGGGGACGACGACGAGATTACGGCGATCGTCAATGTCGGAGACGACGTGTGGATGCACGGCTTGCGCATCTGCCCCGACCTCGACACCTGTATGTACACCCTCGGTGACGGAATCGATACCGAGCGTGGTTGGGGACGCATCGCGGAGACTTGGCACGCGCGTGACGAACTCGCCGCGTACGGGGCCGACCCGGATTGGTTCGGGCTCGGAGACAGAGACATTGCCACACATCTCATCCGGAGTCGGATGCTCAGGACCGGATATCCGCTATCGGCGGTGACCGAGGCGTTGTGCAATCGATGGAAGCCAGGCGTGCGACTCCTGCCGGTGACCGACGACCGGAGCGAGACCCACGTCGTCGTCACCGACCCGGACGAAAAGGATGGGGACACTCAGCGAGCAATCCACTTCCAAGAGTGGTGGGTTCGCTACCGAGCGCAGATCCCGACACACAGCTTCGCCAATATCGGTGCCGAGCAAGCGAGTCCAGCGCCCGGGGTCCTCGATGCCCTCGCCGGCGCCGACGCCGTGATTCTGGCTCCATCCAATCCGGTGGTAAGCGTCGGAGCGATCCTCGCTGTCCCCGGAATCCGCAGTGCGCTACGTACGACGTCGGCCAAGGTTGTCGGCCTGTCGCCGGTGGTGGACGGAAAGCCGTTGCGCGGGATGGCAGACGAATGTCTGACCGTCATCGGTGTCGAGACTTCCGCCGAGGCCGTCGGACGTCACTACGGCGCACGATCGGACACCGGAATCCTCGACGCATGGTTGATCCATTCGACCGATCAGGCCACCATTCCCGGCGTTGACGTACACAGCGTGCCGTTACTGATGACCGACCCCGAAACGACGGCGCTGATGGCCGCAGCGGCACTTCGTGCGGCTGGACTCGAGCTGTGA